In the Desulfosporosinus acidiphilus SJ4 genome, AAAGGCCATCATAAGAACCAATATGGCCCCATAAATCATCATCCGATAGTCTGAAGCCGCTCTGAGAATTTCGGGCAGCAAGGTAAGCAAAAACGCGCCGAGGATCGGTCCCCAGACAAGATTACTGCCCCCCAGAACAGCAAAGATCAGAATTTCTACCGTGCGGTGATAATCAAAATCCACAGGTCCGATATAGAAGGTCAAATGTGCTGACAAAGCTCCTGCTACTCCGGCAATGAAGGCGCCGAGGAGAAAGGCGAGAAGCTTGTAATAGGTAGTATTGATTCCCATCGCTTCAGCAGCGGTTTCATCCGTCTTAATGGCTGCAAAAGCGCGACCCGCCCGGCACCTGCTCAAACGCAGACAGGCGAAAACAAGCAAAGCCACGATTAAGATGAGGAAAAACAGAATAAGCACGCTGCTCAACTGTTGAAGAGTTACGCCGCCAATACCAGAACCTAAGCCAAGAGAAGACAATGTCTTGCCTAAAAGTATCGTCATAGACGGAATACCTGATAGCCCCAAAGCCCCGTTTGTGATCTTTAAGTTTAAGAATATTACCCTGACAACTTCCCCAAAACCAAGAGTAGCAATAGCCAAGTACAATCCCTTCAGCCGCAAGGCCGGAAAACCAATCACGACAGAGACAGCTGCAGCAACGAACCCGGCTAGGGGAACGGCCAGTAACACAGAAAACCCTGCCTTTAAAGTCAACAAAGCCGAGGTATACGCTCCTATGCTCATGAAGCCGGCATTACCCAGGGAAAGCTGACCTGTGGCAAGAGTTAAGTATATACTGACACCTAAAATAGCATTAAGCATAATGAACGTGCCAATCTGCAGATAGTAAGGATTTAATAGTATATCCATATTAGCGCCCTCCCGTCTGGTCCTTAGCTCCAAATAAGCCTTGAGGACGCAAAAAGAGTATAAGAATAATCATGCCAAAAGCAACAGCGTCTCTGTAAGACGAGGCCCCGTAAGCCACACTGAATACTTCCGCCACACCTAAGACCAGGCCTCCGAACATGGCTCCTGTAATATTGCCCATACCGCCAAGAATGAGAACAGCTAAACCTTTAAGCCCCATGGAAATACCCATCGTTGGTTCCACGGCGTTAAATGTCAGGCCAACCAAAACCCCGGCGATTCCTCCTAACCCTGAAGCCAGGGAAACTGTAAGCACGATAATTAGGTTGGTGTTCACCCCAAGAATCCCTGCGGTTTCAGTACTCTCTGCCGTTGCCCGCAGGGCCTTGCCGATTTTAGTCCTGGCAAGCCAAAACCTGAGAACCAACATGAGCCCGAAAGCCACAGCCAGGATGACGACTTGGACGAGAGAGATCTTCATGGGGCCGATGGTATAGATGGTATTGGAAAACGTCTGGGGAAAAGCCTGTGTCTGGGGGCCAAAGAGTTTTAAGGCCAGGCTCTCAAGAAAGATGGAGACTCCTATGGTAGAGATTAGCGGGGCTAAATGGGAAATGCCCGAACCGTTTTTTCGCCGCAGCGGGCGCAAGGCAACTCTTTCCAAGAGAATCCCAAGAAGAGCACTAACAATCGCTGCCCCAAGCATGGCCACAAAGATATTACAATGAAAATTAGTAACTAGGATGAGTCCGACAAATGCTCCAAACATAAACACTTCACCGTGGGCCATATTGACAATGTCCAATACGCCCATTATTAAGGTATATCCTAAGGCTACCAGTGAATAAGTACTTCCTAAAGTCAGCCCGTTAACTAATTGCTGCCAAAACACATGCTTCACTCCTCAAGGTTTTTGCCTTTCCTAACCAATCTGCCGTAAGGAAAGAAAACCCCAAGGCCGGTTTTAGGCAAAACCGGCCTTAGAGTAGTTCGCCCCTTCATATTATGACTATTTTAATTCGGTGAATTGGCCATCTTTAACAATTAGTACGGTGGCATCCATTTTCGGATTCCGCTTCTCGTCAAAAGCGAACTTACCGGTAACTCCTTGGAAATCCTTAATTGTGGCTAAACTGTCTCGCAGTTTCTTACGATCTGTCGTGCTGCCTGCTTTCTCCAAGGCAGTGGACATAATCTTCAAAGCATCATACGCCTGAGCTGCAAATTGGTCCGGTATCTCGTTGTACTTAGCTTTATAGTCAGATACAAACTTCTGAACCGCCGCATCGTCTTTGTTGGGGAACCATGGGCTGGCTACAATTGCGCCTTCCGCAGCTTTGCCAGCTATTTTGATTAACTGGGGTGAATTAAATCCGTTGCCGCCGATAAAAGGTACATTCAGACCGATTTCCCGGGCCTTTTTCAGAATAA is a window encoding:
- a CDS encoding branched-chain amino acid ABC transporter permease, which gives rise to MDILLNPYYLQIGTFIMLNAILGVSIYLTLATGQLSLGNAGFMSIGAYTSALLTLKAGFSVLLAVPLAGFVAAAVSVVIGFPALRLKGLYLAIATLGFGEVVRVIFLNLKITNGALGLSGIPSMTILLGKTLSSLGLGSGIGGVTLQQLSSVLILFFLILIVALLVFACLRLSRCRAGRAFAAIKTDETAAEAMGINTTYYKLLAFLLGAFIAGVAGALSAHLTFYIGPVDFDYHRTVEILIFAVLGGSNLVWGPILGAFLLTLLPEILRAASDYRMMIYGAILVLMMAFRPQGLISEETLRFWKGKLGREEK
- a CDS encoding branched-chain amino acid ABC transporter permease; the encoded protein is MFWQQLVNGLTLGSTYSLVALGYTLIMGVLDIVNMAHGEVFMFGAFVGLILVTNFHCNIFVAMLGAAIVSALLGILLERVALRPLRRKNGSGISHLAPLISTIGVSIFLESLALKLFGPQTQAFPQTFSNTIYTIGPMKISLVQVVILAVAFGLMLVLRFWLARTKIGKALRATAESTETAGILGVNTNLIIVLTVSLASGLGGIAGVLVGLTFNAVEPTMGISMGLKGLAVLILGGMGNITGAMFGGLVLGVAEVFSVAYGASSYRDAVAFGMIILILFLRPQGLFGAKDQTGGR